A section of the Oncorhynchus tshawytscha isolate Ot180627B linkage group LG09, Otsh_v2.0, whole genome shotgun sequence genome encodes:
- the LOC112214860 gene encoding alpha-actinin-3 (The sequence of the model RefSeq protein was modified relative to this genomic sequence to represent the inferred CDS: added 36 bases not found in genome assembly), whose translation MMAVEPQAQYNTSYMMSEEHQYMSPEDEWDRDLLLDPAWEKQQRKTFTAWCNSHLRKAGTQIENIEDDFRNGLKLMLLLEVISGERLPKPDKGKMRFHKIANVNKALDFICSKGVKLVSIGAEEIVDGNTKMTLGMIWTIILRFAIQDISVEETSAKEGLLLWCQRKTAPYRNVNVQNFHISWKDGLALCALIHRHRPDLIDYSKLRKDDPIGNLNTAFEVAEKYLDIPKMLDAEDIVNTPKPDEKAIMTYVSCFYHAFAGAEQAETAANRICKVLAVNQENEKLMEEYEKLASELLEWIRKTIPWLENRMAEQQMKAMQQKLEDFRDYRRIHKPPRVQEKCQLEINFNTLQTKLRLSNRPAFMPSEGKMVSDIANAWKGLEQVEKGYEEWLLTEIRRLERLDHLAEKFKQKCSLHQSWTSGKEELLSMKDYESASLMEIRALMRKHEAFESDLAAHQDRVEQIAAIAQELNELDYHDASSVNARCQGICDQWDNLGTLTQKRRDSLERVEKLWETIDQLYLEFAKRAAPFNNWMDGAMEDLQDMFIVHSTEEIHSLITAHDQFKATLPEADKERMATMGIQSEIVKIAQTYGIKLSGVNPYTNLSPQDITNKWEAVKHLVPLRDQMLQEEVARQQANERLRRQFAAQANIIGPWIQTKMEEIGHVSVDIAGSLEEQMNNLKQYEQNIINYKCNIDKLEGDHQLSQESLIFDNKHTNYTMEHIRVGWEQLLTTIARTINEVENQILTRDAKGISQEQLNEFRASFNHFDRKRNGMMDPDDFRACLISMGYDLGEVEFARIMTLVDSNNTGVVTFQAFIDFMTRETAETDTADQVMASFKILASDKAYITVDELRRELPAEQAEYCISRMTRYIGADGPAGAL comes from the exons ACGTTCACAGCTTGGTGTAACTCCCACTTGAGGAAGGCAGGGACACAGATCGAGAACATCGAGGACGACTTCAGGAATGGCCTCAAACTCATGCTGCTGCTGGAGGTCATCTCAG GTGAGAGACTGCCCAAACCCGACAAAGGCAAGATGCGTTTCCACAAGATTGCAAATGTGAACAAGGCCCTGGACTTCATCTGCAGCAAGGGAGTCAAGCTGGTGTCCATCGGCGCTGAGG AGATCGTCGACGGTAATACGAAGATGACCCTGGGAATGATCTGGACCATCATCCTGCGTTTCGCCATTCAGGACATCTCCGTggagg AGACCTCTGCTAAGGAGGGTCTTCTTCTGTGGTGCCAGAGGAAGACTGCCCCCTACAGGAACGTTAACGTGCAGAACTTCCACATCAG TTGGAAGGATGGCCTGGCACTGTGTGCCCTCATCCACAGACACAGACCTGACCTCATTGACTACTCCAAACTGAGAAag GATGACCCCATCGGTAACCTCAACACTGCCTTCGAGGTGGCTGAGAAGTACCTGGACATCCCCAAGATGCTCGACGCTGAAG ACATTGTGAACACCCCCAAGCCTGATGAGAAGGCCATCATGACCTACGTGTCCTGCTTCTACCACGCCTTCGCTGGCGCCGAGCAG gctgagacagcagCTAACAGGATCTGTAAAGTGCTGGCTGTGAACCAGGAGAATGAGAAACTCATGGAGGAGTATGAGAAGCTGGCCAGTGAG TTGCTAGAGTGGATCCGCAAGACCATCCCGTGGCTGGAGAACCGCATGGCGGAGCAGCAGATGAAGGCCATGCAGCAGAAGCTGGAGGACTTCAGGGACTACCGCCGCATCCACAAGCCTCCCCGCGTCCAGGAGAAGTGTCAGCTGGAGATCAACTTCAACACCCTGCAAACCAAGCTGAGGCTGAGCAACCGGCCCGCCTTCATGCCCTCTGAGGGAAAGATGGTCTCG gaCATAGCCAATGCATGGAAGGGTCTGGAGCAGGTGGAGAAGGGATACGAGGAGTGGCTTCTTACTGAGATCAGACGTCTGGAGAGACTGGACCACCTGGCTGAGAAGTTCAAGCAGAAGTGTTCCCTGCACCAGTCCTGGACCTCAG GTAAAGAAGAGCTGCTGTCCATGAAGGACTATGAGTCGGCCTCTCTGATGGAGATCAGGGCTCTGATGAGGAAACACGAGGCCTTTGAGTCTGACCTGGCCGCTCACCAGGACCGAGTGGAGCAGATCGCCGCTATCGCCCAGGAGCTCAA TGAGCTGGACTACCATGACGCGTCCTCTGTGAACGCCCGCTGCCAGGGCATCTGTGACCAGTGGGACAACCTGGGTACGCTGACCCAGAAGAGGAGGGACTCCCTGGAG CGCGTGGAGAAACTGTGGGAGACCATTGACCAGCTGTACCTGGAGTTCGCCAAGAGGGCGGCGCCCTTCAACAACTGGATGGACGGAGCCATGGAGGATCTGCAGGACATGTTTATCGTCCACAGCACCGAGGAGAtccat tctctgaTTACAGCCCATGACCAATTCAAGGCCACCCTACCAGAGGCTGATAAGGAACGCATGGCCACCATGGGCATCCAGAGCGAGATTGTGAAGATCGCTCAGACTTACGGCATCAAGCTGTCAGGAGTCAACCCCTACACCAACCTCTCCCCCCAGGATATCACTAACAAGTGGGAGGCG GTGAAGCACCTTGTTCCTCTCAGGGACCAGATGCTGCAGGAGGAGGtggccaggcagcaggctaaCGAGAGGCTGAGGCGCCAGTTCGCTGCCCAGGCCAACATCATCGGACCCTGGATCCAGACCAAGATGGAG gAGATTGGTCATGTGTCTGTGGACATCGCCGGTTCTCTAGAGGAACAGATGAACAATCTCAAGCAGTATGAACAAAACATTATCAACTACAAGTGTAACATCGACAAACTGGAGGGAGACCACCAGCTCAGCCAGGAGTCCCTCATCTTTGACAACAAACACACCAACTACACCATGGAG caTATCCGTGTGGGCTGGGAGCAGCTGCTGACCACCATCGCCCGCACCATCAACGAGGTGGAGAACCAGATTCTGACCCGCGATGCCAAGGGTATCAGCCAGGAGCAGCTCAACGAGTTCCGAGCCTCCTTCAATCACTTCGACAGg AAGAGAAACGGCATGATGGACCCCGACGACTTCCGTGCCTGTCTCATCTCCATGGGTTACGATCTG GGTGAGGTGGAGTTTGCCCGCATCATGACCTTGGTGGATTCAAACAACACAGGCGTGGTCACCTTCCAGGCCTTCATCGACTTCATGACCCGTGAGACGGCCGAGACAGACACCGCTGACCAGGTCATGGCTTCCTTTAAGATCCTGGCCTCCGACAAG gcCTACATCACGGTTGATGAGCTGCGCAGAGAGCTGCCCGCAGAGCAGGCTGAGTACTGCATCAGCCGCATGACCAG